The sequence ataatcctGAAATTTATGGAACTCGAACCGataaactcttaaaaataaatttggaacTTGACAGGTAAGTTATATTTTGCGAGATTCCTATCCTTATCATTCCTGAGGTAACCGGAGATGTTAATCATCATGATTACTAGCATTTGTTGGTAAGAAATTGAAAGCTGGGTAATTTGCTTCCAGTAACAATAAAGGGCTAGGATGAGTgtcgttttttcttttcttggagaaaaattaaatgtatataTTAAATGGATCGATAGCTGGGATATATCATGTGTTGCATGAATTCTCTCTgacaatatcaatttttttcttgtaaaaagaGTGGGAAAGGGAAGAAAAGTTTGAGATCCAATAGAGTGGAGGTTACAGACAAACCTGGTCACAGAAGCTTAGATCTTCTGGCGGAGCTACCTTCAATGTGCAGCCCTCCACCTTTCACATGCTCTCTTGCAAATATGCGTATTACAGCTGCTGCGTTCTTGAATGATCTTGAACCTCTTCTCATAAGCAGCGTCGGCCTTGTAACAAGTTGAACACTCTTTCACTGGTTTCTTGTCCCTTGCCTCCAGGGCTTATGTCGCAAAGTCTTCTAGCATTACATCGCAACAGATCGAAAACCTGAAGGTTTCTTTCCTTTCCCATACTTCCCTCGTCATGTCTCATGATCACAACTGCATGTCTTCTCAAAGCAGTAAGGCCCTTCAAATCTCCTAACAGCTCCAAAGTTAGCTTGCATGAGGTGCAGTAGCCATGAGTACCCCATTTTAGACCTCAACTCTCCCCAATGGAACAGAACCAATCTTGTTTCaagctctctttttttatagacCAACCAACACCGACCAGTCGAACGCCATAATAATTGCATGTTGGCTCGTAGTTAGGCgggtcaataataataatttttttaaatgtaatttttttttgaagtatagaaaatattttaagtgttttaaatttatatatatatatatatatatatatattttttttattaaaaaaatattgtttaaactACTTTTAAggtattcttaataattttttttattttttataaaaaaacatttaaattatcttgAAGTAACgaaatactaattaatttttatttttattttttataaaaaaatatttaaattaccaTTAAAGCATTAGATTTGACAATCAATCCAAACACGatatcaaagaaaatataacatacACAGTAACTGCACAGTATAGTATAATATGACTGACACGAATGCCAAGCCCTTCACGAGCGTGGCAGAGACTGGAAGAGCCTCAGGGCATACGAGTTCTTGGTTCCATCTCTTGTTTGACACCCCTTGATGCATACAAGCCCTCCCTTGGACGTTTGTGAAGGGTCATAGAGGTATTCAGCTTCATTCGCCTCACAGGTGTCATCCAAGGAGCTCATAAACCGAGTGTTCCCCACCATGGAAGTTTCAGCACACCTCAGATCTTTCAAGGGTAGGATGGTGACCGAGTCTCGGAGCTTTGAGATCAAGCTGCCACTGTTCTTGGAGATAGCTGGACCGTCAGAGGATTCAAGTGCTCCATTTGGGGAAGAAAGCAAGTGAAGCAGAAGTGGGAGAagcaaggaaaaggaaaggagaagcTTGCAAATGATTGAGTATGGGACTCAGAAGCAGAAGACAAAAAGATGTGATGATCTTGGTTGGGTGACAAGAGCTCTTCGTTTTGGTAAACGGTAGCTCTTTTCCACCTCCATACTCCTTCACTCAACTTAGTTTTAGATGGAAGTGGTGGAAACCTGTAGCCTTTTTTATGGCCTTTTGTAAGGAGTTGAGTCTTGAGATTGAAGAAAGCTGATGAAAATTTCTGTTAATCGTGTATGGTCGAAGGTTAACGCATAAAATATAGTAACGAATAAAACACTGGCGGACGAAGTCCCACCCACAGGTCCAGGGCTGTAGGATTTTCCTACCAGCTGCTCTAAATCCAGGGCAGGGGGTAACAGATGTTTATATTTCCTGATGTCATGTTCTGATTTTGTTAATTTGCCACTGATCCTATGTTTGGTTAATTTGCAACATTCAAACCTTATTGTAACTGCATCAACTTGGTgcaaacataaatttaaagggCGAATAATAGAAGATGCTAATCCGCATTTCCAAGTTCAGCAGTTCATGTTCGAAAACAAAGGCCTATTGTTTGTAAGGTTTAGAATCAAGATCCATAATTGACGGTGGCACTTTACCAGTTGAGAGAGAGTAGCAGTCGCCATCCAATCCCGAGGGCATCAGCTATGGCGCAACTTCGACATGATTACTTCTCTGCTCAAAGAGTTGAGCTCTTTTATGCAACTCcctgaaacaaaattaaaaagggcCTGCAATTTACTCCCAGCAACTGACTTCGAAAAGCAAGGAACTAGCCCATGCAACAGACATTACTAAAACATAAATCATAATTTCCTATTGGCACTCTTTGCAAAACTTCTCAGCTAATCATCAGCCTAGAATAACATTATTGGGGTTAAATTGTGAACATGGCTGCTGAAAGGAATTACAGTCAAATTTGCCGAAAAGAAATGACTTCATATTTACCAGCACTGTTGCAACAAATGCTCCCACTGAATATTGGGGTTAGGGCGTGGTTGTTTTGAATCCTCTCCCAGCTCGCAAAACAGTGGAGAAGAGCAATGTTAGTGGTGTCAGTCTGTCAGCAGAATCAAAATGCTCTACACTGATTGTTAGCTGAGATGTTAGATGAACACTGCTGCTCTATTGGGCCAGTGGGTCCACATAATCTACTCCTCTTTGGCTCCAACATCTTAACATGGGAAATCGCCACTGCAAGAGCGTCAACCAAACCACATTCACCATGCTCTTCTGACATGCAGCTCAAACTATAGATGGATGCTGATTCAAGTCCTCTTCAGGAGAGCCAACTCCCACCTGGTTTCCAGGTGACACAAATACAAGTGCATTTGCAAGTTGGCAGGAAGTATTGATTCTTTGTTTTTGATCTGATGGACAATGTCTTAAAGGTAAGCTCCGTGTAAAACAAAATCCATGGATGCCCTGAGAAGACACCAATTAACAGTCAGTTTAATAGACAGAAACAGCAATAAACTTACAAAGTACTCCACATTCCCACCATCACAGAGTCCAAGAAATGAATCAAGATCACAAACAATGCACAATTCGGGAGAGTTAACAACTTGGTGAAAATGGATTTAACAATCACCTTCGCAAAAAGACAAGGTCCAAGGGGTGGTAAACCAAGTGAAAATGGTATGCCTAAGTTCATGCATGTGCGTTAACATCTCAAACAAATTTACACTATCAGAAACTGATGCAGGAAGAAAAGAATGAGCTCAGAATTACAAATTAGGAAATTTGGAGCTGCTTTTAATCAAAACCAGCACCTCAAGGCCAGGAATCGAGGACTTTCCTGCTATAACTTTGCGGAGCCATTGCAAATTGAGATTAAATAGGAAagatgaaaagatttttttggtttgactcATAAAACTCGACACATCATGCATCATTTATCTAACTTAGTATGGCAGTTCACCACATGCAATGCACAGAAGATGAAAATTCTTCTTTCAGTGAGAGAGGTAGTAACCCAGAGAGTAAATACTCTGAAATAAGTGAACAATGGAGATTTATGGAGGAGGAACACGCTGGCAATCACCTAAAAAGCTTTACATGAAGTTGCTGCTAAGCAGACAAGGGCCACAGAGAGAGGTTCCCTTAAAATGCAAACTGCCTACTCATTAAAGAAGCTATTGACATCCTAGAAAATAGGATATGCATTTTGCAACGTTGTAATCACTAAAATGCAATATTTTGGAAATATTTACCCTACATTGATGACATCAAATGCTACTAGATCCAGATCAGAATAGCAGCTAAACACAACAAACTTTTTGCTTGATTGTATTCTCATTCAAGAACCTTCAAAATACTTTAGATGGAGTTAAAAGTTGATTAATATTAGATTACAAGCGATCACATTCAGCATAGAATATACggctttcctttccttttcttttttttttcctatctagAAACTACATGTGTGTGTCAGTGATCATGCATACATGGGTTACGGAAGGAGAGGAGAAAGGGAAGGCTGCAAAAGAAGCTCAAGAGAATCTAAAGACTGGAAAGTGGTCTCGAGGGGAAACAATTCTTTGGAGGTGAAACTATAGGCGTTGTGGCTGGCTAGATTGGAATCTGGGCTCGAATAGTTGAGGAAATTCTGGATGTAAACCTGATTGATGAAGAGACTATACCTTTGTTTAATGCTTGGTTTCATGATTTTCTAGAACTTCCTATTATCAAAGAATGGGCGACTCCTTATGATAAATTGCTAGAGCACAACATACACTTACACAAGAGATATTGACAGCCATATGTACCTGAAAGAGTGAAGCCTTCAGCACCATTGATGATCGCTCATGCTTTGATGCACACCATCAACAAGTCATGTGGAAGTACTCATCAATTATTCATGATTAAGCATGGcgcaaataaaaaaagctttgcCAAATTGGAGAGCAATTGTAcccttctcttttaatttcctttaatttatttgcaACAGTAATTTAACAAAGTACTCCTGGATGAAATCCATGCTGTCAGTGTTTGAGAGGCCAATTAGCATCCATATGCAGGATTTCACAACCCTTGTGTCCCTCTCTCTTTTGTCCAATAACGCAAAGCTTCAAAGATCTTTCAGAATCCTACTTCCACTTCAGCTGGAATGACAAAGAAGCAATTCCTTGTATCCATGAAGTGATGATATGAGGTGGTGAAGATGGAACACAGCTTTGCTTGGTTTTGGGATGGTGAGAGTTTTGATTCCAGCCAAGCAAAGCACCAAGAAAGCCAGGCATTTATAAACATAGGTGAGGAACAACTGGGAGAAATGGCTATACGGATATTTGAAGGAAATCAAGTCATAATAACAACCTCCTAATAAATTCTACATAAAAACTTTCATATCCAACCATATAATATAGCACCAAATAAActtgagataaaaatattgtcTCGGTTCAGGTAACACTAAAACCATAACTTCCAGTTATTAACCAATATATCcaaaacataatttgtttttcagcaaagaaagaaaacaccCTACCCATTTCAACAAGGTCAGAGCATCATCCATTGGTTTCAGTTACCAATGCCATCTCCAAATCTACTGCAATGACCTATGCCATCAATCACGAGTTCAAGGCAACAAGGGCAGAAGTTTCATCATCCAGCTCAATCCTATCCTTCTCCATCATTTTAAGGATGTCCCATGCTGGTCTCTGAGCACTGAGGTACATTCTAAGGAATAGTTTATACAAAGGTAAAGTTGCAACACCCAAGCCGTGAACAGCCTTAATATAGTGATttgcatcttcaaaatttcCATGCTTCTCAAAGTGCTCTGCAATGGCCATCAAAATACTGTGTGATGGCCTCCAATCACAACGTTCCACCTTCAACACAGAAAAGCCTTTCTTCATGGCATCAATGGCTTTATCCATCTTTTGGCTTTTCACCCATCCCTCCATTAGAATCTCCCAAGTCTTGTAATTTGGGCACCCACCTCTCTCAACTGTATGAAGATGAAACGATTCAGCTTTTCCCATCAATCCATTCCGTACATATGCACCTAGAAGCACATTCGAGACTCTAATATCATACTTGAAACAATTTGTCTCCCATTCTGCAAATACCTGCTCTGCTGCTACAAGGTCACCTACCTTAACCAAGCATGAAATTACGCACATATAATCAGCACAAGGGATCCTCCCACCAACCGCTTTACTTGCTTCCCAAAGCCGAAGAACTCCCTCTTTATTCTTCAAAGATGAATACAACGTAATGAGAAAGAAGTAACCAAGCCGGCCATTAGTAGACAACTTCATCTCCGCATCTTTAAGCACCAAAAGAGCTTTATCAACAAACCCTGCCTTGATATAAACATTAGCCAGACTAGCTAGCGTACTCCAGCCCACCTCAACATTTTCATCAATCACCATTTTCTTGTAAACCATCTCCGCTTTGGCAACCTCAAAGACCTCTCCAAAGGCACCCATCCAAAGATTATAAGAAAGAACATTTCGACATAACTTGTTTCGCTTCATCTCTGCAATCACAAGAGGCACTTTCTCATACTGAGACAGAGCCATGTAAAGCTTCATCATCTCATTGTACGGATGAGGGGTCACAAGGAGGCCCGAGGAACTCAACTTGATCATGAAACTCTCAGCTTTACTGATATCTCTTTCTTTCACATAACCATGTAAAAGAGGCAAAGACGCAGCTTTTTTAGAGCCTGAACCGGGAATTCGTTCAAAATACTCTCCAGCCTTATTTAAACCATGCACTTTAACAATCAATTCCATCATTAAAGCATGATGCCCCGGGGTTATGCGaaagttgttttgattttccatCCATTGTAATATCTgtgagcatatatatatatatatatatagatagatagatagtaACAGATTCTATGTAAAATAAATCCCAAAGAACAAAAACGGCAGAGGATAAAAGAGGTTACCTCAAGGGCTTGTTTGTAGCGCTTGGATTTAAGGAGTTGTTTAGAGATCAAATTGAGCTGGGAGAGCTTAACCTTGTTTCCGTTGTTGATCCAATCTTGAAGCACTCTGCTTGGGCTTTTCAGTCTCAAAATTTCAGTTTCAAGGCGGCTGCTGCTGCTATGAATATATTTATACTTGGTGCTGGCTTTACTGATTGGTGATAAAGATTTAAAGAGGTTTCTTGCTTCGAATTGAAGTTTATGGCAGTAACTGTTATTTCTCAGATGATTTGTTATCAGTGACCTAATCGCCATGGAAGCAGCtgcttcttttgattttttgtcgCAGCGAGCAATTTTCTCTCGCCTTTCCTTGTTCTGCCTGAACTAAACGTCGCCGTTGTAATCGTACTCTATTTTAATCCTAAAAAAGGTTCAGTTTGCCTCTTTACTGAGTAGCATAGTCTTGGGAATTTCAATAAGTTGGGGCGGCAGGCTGGATTTTTGCCTCCTCCACCCCATTCCAACCTTGAATCAGATGCATTAGACTCCCTTCTTGGCGGTTCCTTGTTCCTATTTATTGGCATCCCcgcaagtttgaatttttttttttaatgctttaatacatttatttatgaataaaaaaactcattcaatcatgatattttaatattttatattttttaaaaataaaaaataatattatttaactgaTTTGTTAAATTCCGTCTCCCAAACTGAAGCGAAATAAGAATCAATCAAGTTTTATCATTGCATCCAGAATAATCTAATAAGAaaccctttttctttcctttacctttcactTTCATTTTCTCACATTTTCATCTTAAAGTATATTAGAAAcaaatattctctctctctctctctctttttttaatgctgtaatacatttatttatgagtaaaaaaactatgatatttgatattttaataacataaaaaataatatcatttagcTTTGGAATCTTTTTAATAGgtcaaataaatatcaattaattcaAGTCAAATTTATAACTAATAAATCTAGATTGATCTGGTAGCTTAAACTGGGACTTGGTCGACTTGGTGACTGGACTGGTTTGGATAAGTTAAAAGAACAGGATAAGAAAAAATCCGGCAAAACCCGGTTGACTCGCAACCCGACAAAATttagttgatttgtttttttttttaaatgtgtttttttcttctattaaacacctctttatatatatatatatatatatatattagttgattattaattatttttaaagtttattatataaatactagaataatattttatattttcattgtgagatttgaaaataatttagtatatatattttatgttcataaaaaaaaaattatgttttttcgaataaaaaacttttttggtttaaatatttcaatttaaaaagataacatattaacataatatttttttaatatgagataaaacaccttttgaaataattttttaaattttattatttataatatttataacctatattcacatgaattgttttttaattttttcatatgaaatattaaaaattcaattgttttttttttttttttaggttgattgAGGTTAATTCATGTAacctaaaataagatttttaactAGATTAATCCCAAATCGAGTCCGATAATTATCATCACATTATCATTCCATCCAAAATAATTGATAGAAAGTCATTCCTTTTTTTGGTAATATTCTGTCACTTTCATTTTCtcatattattatcttaaacttcgtaaaaataataaataaaaccattCAAATCTATAcaagttcaaaataaaaacccaaaagtGAACTTGCCATAAGTTTTAATAGCCTGGAAACTTCGGGATCTGCAATGAGATTATCATGAATGTGAGATGGTTATTGGGATATATCTAACTTTACAAGGGCTTAAATGTAGTTTATACAAACAGGGAAACCCCTTGCCCCCCCCCGAAGCACGCAAAACATTGCATTAAACCCTAAACCGCCAGCCGTAGAGGTTTATGGAATCGGTGGAACTCGGTGATTCTTGCCAAACACGATGGCTTCATTTTTTCGctgattattatcattattattattcttttatgttcttttaattttggattgTAAAATTTGTTTTCGATTCCAAATGCGAAGTTACAGCTGGCTAGGACTCGTAAgtgaaatgaaatttgaaatttctATTCTtcgattaacaaaaaaataaattactctcTCAACTGAATTTCGTTTCAACAAAGCAACTGTATCTATCTCGTGTTGATAAGTTATTTGGCAATTTATGCTGTGCAGTGCCGGCGGCATTTGCTATCATCCACCGCCGTTGATCGTGGGGATCGCCTTCGAAAAGTCTCGTCGTTTTCTAATCGATGTAAGCTCTTTTTGTTACAATAACAAATCTGATACAATGAATCTTGGCTTtagtagcagcagcaacaatctGTGGAGTCTGATGCTaatttttgcgttttttttcttattttttttgttctttgataaGTTTTGAACAGTTGCGGCCATTCTATTAGCAAACCTCCTGATTTCGGAACTACAGAAACTCATTTGATTAAACGGAGATACATTCATGCCACaggtttataatttaattatcgatgagtattttattttatttttaattcaaaacttaagcttgcttttgttttttctttctgtgtAGGAAGTTGCAATGCTAAGGAACGCAGTTTTTACGAAATTCTTGGTGTTTCTGAAAATGCTAGCAGAGAAGATATCAAAACGGCTTTTCATTTGGTGAGTGATGTTGAGAATTTTATGTCCTACGTCTTACTTCACTTGTTAATTGGAGTATTAGAGATCCAGCAAGCTTCTGTTTGAGTGGCTGGCTTTGCTTTGTATTTGCAGCTTGCAAAGAAGTACCATCCGGatgcaaataaaaatagtgCTAGTGCGAAAAGGAAATTTCAAGAGATTAGGGAAGCCTACGAGGTCCATACCATTAATTCATCAGCAAAAATGTTTATTCTTATCTTcgcttttaatgtttattttaagtGATTATTTTTCACTATTTAACTGCCAAAGTAAGTATTTTTTGATGAGGGAAAAATTGTAATTACCAGActttaaaattgttgttgatCTTACTTAAATTTAagtgatttatttttacatgtcaGACGCTGCAAGATCCTGAGAAGAGGGCACAATATGATGCGGTAAGAagcttcttttttacttttatgtatttggtttttaatattgGTAGCTTGTTGAATTTCTAAATTGCTCAAACTCTCCAGTCAGCATTGGTTATCGTTTGCTATTATGCAATAATTAGTCTGAGCATTGGAGTTTGTGTTTCTGTTATAGTTTTAAACTAActggatttcttcttctttttattggatCATATCTTCTGATGAAGATGCGTACTGGAGGTTTCAATTATGGCGCTGATAGTGCAGAGGGATATGGTGCTGATGATGCAGCGGGATTTAGATATGGTGCTGGTAATGCAGGGGGATTTAGATATGCTTATCGAACTAATTTCTCTAATTCATTCCATAAAATATTCTCTGAGGTACACTGTACTATTTTATATCCTTTATCTACCTGTAGTATGTTTCTCTCACTCGTCAGTAACTGAAACCACAACATATTTGATTTCTTGCAGATCTTTGAAGATGAGGCCAATCATTTTGCATCAGATATTCAGGTGAACTTCTTTCATGCCTTTGATTTCCAATGCCTTTTCTGAACTGAGTTTGCATGCTAAAAACTCTCGTGttgtattttcatatttcatAGGTGGACCTAGTTCTCTCCTTTTCTGAATCTGCTAGAGGATGCACAAAGCATGTGACTTTTGATGCATATGTTCCGTGTGATTCTTGTGGTGAGTAAAACTATTATTTTCTGGGGATAATTGAATTTGGGTAATCTAGCAGCAAAAGGCTTTTCTGTAAATGAAtagttcttttctttctttgcaaAAAGCTTGGCTATTCAAAGGTCATTCATGCATATTCATTGTGAACATGAATATACAGTAGATTTTTTCTGTACTTTTTAATTGCAACAAAAGCACTGCAGTAGTGAATAAATCTTTTGAAACCCCCATACCTTTTTCATTCTTGACACAGAAATTTCaatttgtgaatttttatttaaaaaaagaaacatatggtaagttaattttttcaagatatCAGTGGacaattattaattttcaagggtgaaaatttaaatcaaactcAGATATCCTCTGCACATTAAACATAGGGTTACAATGTTCTTTTTCACTTCCTGAAAAGTGCTGGGAGTGAAATTTCTTTCGGCGGATAGACAAGACatgtttaaattgaaaaagaaaaaaaatcagacatGATTGaaattcacatttttttatgCTATCCGTTCTCCTTTCAAAAATTCTTTTGAAACTTCTTTACCCAgtataaatgattgattttCCTCCTTCCTGTCAATCCCAAAATACACGATGCAGATGGTCATGGCTATCCAGCAAATGCCAAAGCAAGCATTTGTCCTACTTGCAGAGGTGTAGGGAAAGTAAGTGTTCTGAGGATCTACTCTGATTATAATTAGTGTATAAAAACCATTCTGTAATGACCCACTTTTGtgacaataattttcttttcctgcTATTTAGGAAGGCCAGAAGTTTTATATCTATTTGTTTATGTCTATTAACCCCCATTTACATCCAGGTTACAATTCCTCCATTTACATCAACTTGTAGCCATTGTAGAGGATTGGGCCGGATAATTAAGGTCTGACATGACTTCCAGAGTTTAactcctatttttattttgtaactaTTGGTGATGATTTATCCATTTTCACAGGAACACTGTATGTCATGTAGGGGATCAGGGGTTGTTGAAGGCATTAAGGATGTTAAAGTTACAATACCAGAAGGTTTGTTTTAATTCATGTGATTAATGAAACCATGTTGGGGTACTGGGACCTGAGTTTAAGTTTTTTACCACTCAATAATAGGAGGAAAAggagattaataattttttcatttagtttgtCTTCTGATAATAGTTATAGCTGTTTCCTTTAGATAGTTGGCTAAATGAGCCCTTTTGCTCAATGTCCTTACATTGAAGACTAACTGCAGTATTGTGAAAATGCTAAATTTGTGATTGATGAAATTGTAGGGTTGTGTTGGGAAGTTGTGTTAATGATGCTGTTTGTTTGTGTTGTGGGTAGAAAATGCATCATTATGGTTCACTATGCAGTCTTTCAAAGAAAAactatctataaaaaaatggtGTACTTTGATTTCTGTATTTCCAATAGATACCTACAAGGTGTCTAAATGAAtagctttataaaaaaaactgagaaatgAAGCTGAGGATGCAGACTTTGAAGCATTAGAGTCCAATCCAAAGTCAAAATCAACAACATATGAGATTTGTTTTTGTGCAGAACTTTCTTGATGCATATCATCtatctttatgaaaaaaattatcatttcttTGTTATTGAATTGCATCTgtatatgtaattttttcaatttctttttgtaaatggATTAGGTGTGGGTTCTGGAGATACGATCCGTGTGCCAGAAGCTGGTAATACAGGGGGAC is a genomic window of Populus alba chromosome 5, ASM523922v2, whole genome shotgun sequence containing:
- the LOC118036712 gene encoding pentatricopeptide repeat-containing protein At5g27460 produces the protein MAIRSLITNHLRNNSYCHKLQFEARNLFKSLSPISKASTKYKYIHSSSSRLETEILRLKSPSRVLQDWINNGNKVKLSQLNLISKQLLKSKRYKQALEILQWMENQNNFRITPGHHALMMELIVKVHGLNKAGEYFERIPGSGSKKAASLPLLHGYVKERDISKAESFMIKLSSSGLLVTPHPYNEMMKLYMALSQYEKVPLVIAEMKRNKLCRNVLSYNLWMGAFGEVFEVAKAEMVYKKMVIDENVEVGWSTLASLANVYIKAGFVDKALLVLKDAEMKLSTNGRLGYFFLITLYSSLKNKEGVLRLWEASKAVGGRIPCADYMCVISCLVKVGDLVAAEQVFAEWETNCFKYDIRVSNVLLGAYVRNGLMGKAESFHLHTVERGGCPNYKTWEILMEGWVKSQKMDKAIDAMKKGFSVLKVERCDWRPSHSILMAIAEHFEKHGNFEDANHYIKAVHGLGVATLPLYKLFLRMYLSAQRPAWDILKMMEKDRIELDDETSALVALNS
- the LOC118036713 gene encoding chaperone protein dnaJ 1, mitochondrial isoform X2, whose product is MRSYSWLGLCRRHLLSSTAVDRGDRLRKVSSFSNRFLNSCGHSISKPPDFGTTETHLIKRRYIHATGSCNAKERSFYEILGVSENASREDIKTAFHLLAKKYHPDANKNSASAKRKFQEIREAYETLQDPEKRAQYDAMRTGGFNYGADSAEGYGADDAAGFRYGAGNAGGFRYAYRTNFSNSFHKIFSEIFEDEANHFASDIQVDLVLSFSESARGCTKHVTFDAYVPCDSCDGHGYPANAKASICPTCRGVGKVTIPPFTSTCSHCRGLGRIIKEHCMSCRGSGVVEGIKDVKVTIPEGVGSGDTIRVPEAGNTGGRGSRSGNLFINLKVADDPVFAREGADVYVDANISFTQAILGGKVEVPTLSGKTQVNIPKGVQPGQLVVLRGKGLSKHGFLVDHGDQYVRFCINFPTAINERQHAILEEFAKEEINNENDTSNEGNWLYQQLSTG
- the LOC118036713 gene encoding chaperone protein dnaJ 1, mitochondrial isoform X1; translation: MRSYSWLGLCRRHLLSSTAVDRGDRLRKVSSFSNRFLNSCGHSISKPPDFGTTETHLIKRRYIHATGSCNAKERSFYEILGVSENASREDIKTAFHLLAKKYHPDANKNSASAKRKFQEIREAYETLQDPEKRAQYDAMRTGGFNYGADSAEGYGADDAAGFRYGAGNAGGFRYAYRTNFSNSFHKIFSEIFEDEANHFASDIQVDLVLSFSESARGCTKHVTFDAYVPCDSCDGHGYPANAKASICPTCRGVGKVTIPPFTSTCSHCRGLGRIIKEHCMSCRGSGVVEGIKDVKVTIPEGVGSGDTIRVPEAGNTGGRGSRSGNLFINLKVADDPVFAREGADVYVDANISFTQAILGGKVEVPTLSGKTQVNIPKGVQPGQLVVLRGKGLSKHGFLVDHGDQYVRFCINFPTAINERQHAILEEFAKEEINNENDTSNEGNWWQQLLERVTDPRFMLKFSVLMLILLFFNKTMI